The following are from one region of the Channa argus isolate prfri chromosome 6, Channa argus male v1.0, whole genome shotgun sequence genome:
- the apbb1 gene encoding amyloid beta precursor protein binding family B member 1 has protein sequence MGGHDDEDMPYVVNKQKQDEELKNKLNDSSHWCDQDSAGNNAKWVKEGQNQLRKVAENQQDQDHNCNISQNGNKEDFPHQNTTQEEQERNEEQTKSPKIAMTPGLIQEESKNILNEPLLINTLESTEEKDKEREEDGNEKEKKLEKDEETSGCTKGEKVAQSNVESQREGSVVGRNACLLFSNMNGTPSDEESSWSALSQDNITDSSPNGNRDSFWNSNAFETDTDLPSGWMRVRDTSGTYYWHIPTGTTQWEPPSPLSKVGDSMMSSTMSLETTPCEEPEESWANLSSTDEGAGEGELWKEEGEVASDQSLKEFEGATLRYASINLNYNCSHSEEEEKLTPLCTDIETKCFAVRSLGWVEMSEEDMAPGKSSVAVNNCIRQLSYHKHNLDDTAGIWGEGKDMLMVLENDTMNLIDPLGQTLLHSQPIGSIRVWGVGRDNGRDFAYVARDNLTQVLKCHVFRCDSPAKNIATSLHEMCSKIMMERKATKPGMGRLNSDPGKHVAIPVEEFPAPKNEFFQRFHVYYLGCEPVAKPVGMDIINDALEAAINGKDKNNWNPVSVNIAPATLTILSRQSEEVLSECRVRFLSFMGVGKDVHTFAFIMAEGPREFNCHMFWCEPNAASLSEAVQAACMLRYQKCLDARPPSLASCLPTPPADSVARRVRKGVQSLLGSFKSYRSGSQSP, from the exons ATGGGTGGCCATGATGATGAAGATATGCCATatgttgtaaacaaacaaaagcaagatGAAGAGCTGAAGAACAAGCTGAATGACAGCAGCCACTGGTGCGATCAGGACTCCGCTGGTAACAATGCCAAGTGGGTGAAAGAAGGCCAGAACCAGCTGCGGAAAGTAGCCGAGAACCAACAGGACCAGGACCATAATTGCAATATTAGCCAGAATGGAAACAAAGAAGACTTCCCTCATCAGAACACCACTCAGGAAGAACAAGAGCGAAACGAGGAGCAGACCAAGTCTCCTAAAATAGCAATGACCCCTGGTCTCATTCAGGAGGAGTCCAAGAACATCCTCAATGAGCCACTACTCATCAACACTCTGGAGTCCACAGAAGagaaagataaagagagagaagaggatggtaatgagaaggaaaagaaattagaaaaagaTGAGGAGACATCAGGCTGCACCAAAGGAGAGAAAGTGGCACAGAGCAATGTGGAGTCTCAGAGAGAGGGCAGTGTTGTTGGTCGAAATGCCTGCCTCCTCTTCTCCAACATGAATGGGACACCAAGTGATGAAGAGTCCAGTTGGTCTGCACTGTCTCAGGATAACATAACTGACAGCTCTCCAAATGGCAACAGAG ACTCCTTTTGGAACTCCAATGCTTTTGAGACAGACACCGACCTCCCCTCAGGGTGGATGAGGGTGCGAGATACATCAGGCACATACTACTGGCACATCCCCACAGGCACAACCCAGTGGGAGCCTCCTTCACCGCTGAGTAAAGTTGGTGACTCCATGATGTCCTCTACTATGTCACTGGAGACTACACCATGTGAGGAACCTGAG gaatCTTGGGCCAATCTTTCCAGCACAGATGAAGGAGCTGGTGAAGGAGAACTGTGGAAA GAGGAGGGTGAGGTTGCATCTGATCAGAGTTTGAAAGAGTTTGAAGGGGCAACTCTACGCTATGCATCCATCAACCTGAA CTATAATTGCTCCCATTCCgaggaagaagagaagctcACTCCACTCTGCACTGACATAGAAACTAAG tgttttgcagtgCGTTCCCTGGGATGGGTAGAGATGTCTGAGGAGGACATGGCACCTGGCAAGAGCAGTGTTGCTGTCAACAACTGTATCAGGCAGCTCTCATATCACAAACACAACCTTGATGATACTGCTGGTATCTGGGGAGAG GGTAAGGACATGTTGATGGTCCTGGAGAATGACACCATGAACTTGATTGACCCTCTGGGCCAGACTTTACTTCATTCTCAGCCGATTGGCAGCATCCGCGTTTGGGGTGTGGGGAGAGACAACGGCAG GGATTTTGCTTATGTGGCTCGAGATAACTTGACCCAGGTTCTGAAGTGTCATGTTTTCCGCTGTGACTCACCTGCCAAGAATATCGCCACCAGCCTACATGAGATGTGTTCAAAG ATTATGATGGAGAGAAAGGCGACCAAGCCGGGAATGGGCAGGCTCAACTCTGACCCGGGTAAACATGTGGCCATCCCTGTTGAAG AGTTTCCTGCTCCAAAAAATGAATTCTTCCAGCGCTTCCATGTTTATTACCTTGGTTGTGAGCCAGTGGCCAAGCCAGTTG GCATGGATATAATCAATGATGCACTAGAGGCAGCAATAAATggcaaagataaaaacaactgGAATCCTGTCTCTGTGAATATTGCACCTGCCACCCTCACGATACTATCAAGACAG AGCGAGGAGGTGTTGTCAGAGTGCCGGGTGCGTTTCCTGTCTTTCATGGGTGTGGGTAAGGACGTCCACACCTTTGCTTTTATCATGGCAGAGGGACCCCGCGAATTCAACTGTCACATGTTTTGGTGCGAACCCAACGCTGCCAGTCTGAGTGAGGCCGTGCAGGCTGCCTGCATG CTTCGCTACCAGAAGTGTTTGGATGCTCGTCCGCCCAGCCTAGCCTCCTGCCTGCCAACTCCTCCTGCTGACTCTGTGGCTCGACGGGTCAGGAAAGGGGTTCAGTCTCTGCTGGGCAGCTTTAAGAGCTACAGGTCAGGCTCTCAATCCCCTTGA